A part of Paraburkholderia azotifigens genomic DNA contains:
- a CDS encoding M24 family metallopeptidase has product MTTLDWHRERHDPGELQLLDRTMHGSDIDLVSVRAYRLGRVRAEMRKRDIAALIICDPVNIRYATGARNMQIFCARNTPSRYLIVTETRTILFEFTGCEHLADGLETIDEVRPSSTASFVAAGPAIAARETAWAAGMAATLTELVGAKPTVGIERMNAGAALALAGHGVRLVDAQEPIEMARAIKSAEELKCVIASLRATEAAVGKLRDAIRPGMSENELWSVLHQSVIAQDGDYVETRLLSAGRRTNPWFQETSSHVIEPNQLIALDTDVVGCHGYYSDFSRTFHAGPDKPGENQCTLYKLAHEQVHHNIGIIRPGMTFREYSDKAWNIPDKYHANRYYLSAHGCGMTGEYPYLYHHSDFGASGYDGEIQPGMTLCVESYIGEQGGQEGVKLEQQLLVTETGTRLLSLFPFEETLLR; this is encoded by the coding sequence ATGACTACGCTTGACTGGCATCGCGAGCGCCACGATCCTGGCGAACTTCAGTTGCTCGATCGAACCATGCATGGCTCGGACATCGACCTCGTGTCGGTGCGAGCGTATCGCCTTGGCAGAGTCCGCGCGGAAATGCGAAAGCGCGATATCGCGGCCTTGATCATCTGCGACCCGGTGAACATCCGGTACGCCACGGGCGCGCGCAACATGCAGATTTTTTGCGCCCGGAATACGCCGTCGCGCTACCTCATCGTCACGGAAACACGGACGATTCTGTTCGAGTTCACCGGTTGCGAGCACCTGGCCGACGGCCTTGAGACCATTGACGAAGTTCGGCCATCGTCAACCGCCAGTTTCGTCGCGGCAGGCCCGGCCATCGCGGCGCGCGAAACGGCATGGGCGGCCGGCATGGCGGCCACGCTGACCGAACTCGTCGGCGCGAAGCCGACAGTCGGTATTGAGCGCATGAACGCGGGAGCCGCGCTTGCGCTGGCGGGGCACGGTGTCCGTCTGGTCGATGCGCAGGAGCCGATCGAGATGGCGCGTGCGATCAAGTCGGCCGAGGAACTGAAATGCGTGATCGCTTCGCTGCGCGCGACAGAAGCCGCAGTCGGGAAGCTTCGGGACGCGATCAGGCCCGGCATGTCGGAGAACGAGCTGTGGTCTGTGCTGCATCAATCGGTCATTGCTCAGGATGGCGACTACGTCGAGACTCGCCTGTTGAGCGCCGGGCGTCGAACCAACCCGTGGTTCCAGGAAACATCGAGCCATGTCATCGAACCGAATCAGCTGATTGCGCTGGATACCGATGTCGTCGGCTGTCACGGCTATTACTCCGACTTTTCCCGTACCTTCCACGCCGGGCCTGACAAGCCGGGCGAGAACCAGTGCACGCTCTACAAGCTGGCTCACGAGCAGGTGCATCACAACATCGGGATTATCCGGCCGGGCATGACGTTCAGGGAGTACAGCGACAAGGCCTGGAACATCCCGGACAAATATCACGCGAATCGCTATTACCTGTCGGCACACGGGTGCGGTATGACGGGCGAATATCCGTACCTCTATCATCACTCGGACTTCGGCGCATCCGGCTATGACGGCGAGATCCAGCCGGGAATGACGCTGTGTGTCGAGAGCTACATCGGCGAACAGGGCGGACAGGAAGGCGTGAAGCTCGAGCAGCAACTGCTCGTGACAGAGACAGGAACGCGACTGCTTTCGCTATTTCCCTTCGAAGAAACACTGCTGCGCTAA
- a CDS encoding glycine betaine ABC transporter substrate-binding protein, whose translation MTRMLRLCKWLLPVVFLLTGAAAHAEDKSITIGVNNWAENIAVANMWKILLDEKGFKVQLQNADKALIYNSVAQGKIDLTFEVWLPAGDKPAFDKVKDRVVQIGPWFKEANLGLVVPDYVAVDSIDQLNANKTLFASSGRAKVVGIDSGSSLMQLTEKAKANYQLDYDIQSSSESAMVLSLERAIQRKEPVVVTLWKPHWIWSKYKLKYLKDPKGAYGASDSIYGIESPTFRKQHPDVERWLQQWKMDDNSLGSLMSEIIKQGASTPEKGAKVWIDANRTLVQQWTK comes from the coding sequence ATGACCAGGATGCTGAGATTGTGCAAGTGGCTGCTGCCCGTCGTCTTTCTGCTGACGGGCGCTGCAGCCCATGCAGAAGACAAGTCGATCACGATCGGCGTGAACAACTGGGCCGAGAATATCGCCGTCGCGAACATGTGGAAGATCCTTCTCGACGAGAAGGGCTTCAAGGTTCAGTTGCAGAACGCAGACAAGGCGCTCATCTACAACAGCGTCGCGCAGGGGAAGATCGATCTGACCTTCGAAGTCTGGCTTCCTGCAGGCGACAAGCCTGCGTTCGACAAGGTCAAAGACAGAGTGGTACAGATCGGGCCGTGGTTCAAGGAAGCGAACCTGGGTCTGGTCGTTCCTGACTACGTAGCCGTCGACAGCATCGATCAGTTGAACGCGAATAAAACGCTGTTCGCTTCGTCTGGTCGCGCGAAGGTCGTCGGCATCGACTCCGGCAGCAGTCTGATGCAGTTGACGGAGAAGGCGAAGGCAAACTATCAGCTCGACTATGACATTCAGTCGTCGTCCGAGTCTGCGATGGTTCTGTCGCTCGAGCGGGCGATTCAGCGCAAGGAGCCTGTGGTCGTGACGCTGTGGAAACCGCACTGGATCTGGTCCAAATACAAGCTGAAGTATTTGAAGGATCCGAAAGGCGCCTACGGTGCGAGCGATTCTATCTATGGCATCGAGTCCCCAACGTTCAGGAAGCAGCATCCTGACGTCGAGCGATGGTTGCAGCAATGGAAGATGGATGACAACTCGCTCGGAAGCCTGATGTCGGAAATCATCAAGCAAGGCGCGTCGACGCCCGAGAAAGGCGCGAAGGTTTGGATCGATGCGAACCGCACGCTGGTACAGCAGTGGACGAAGTGA
- a CDS encoding cupin domain-containing protein gives MNAFITTPSISRERAPDGIEHTTARWQTWHCDSNTFQHRYVPGATFYVVKGRARLTFAHGAQLDIEAGDFVSIGDGAEAVWEISAPVETRYAYHDDRRPATEARS, from the coding sequence ATGAACGCTTTCATCACGACTCCATCGATCTCCAGAGAACGAGCGCCGGATGGCATCGAGCACACGACCGCCCGTTGGCAAACCTGGCATTGCGACAGCAACACGTTCCAGCATCGCTATGTGCCGGGCGCGACGTTCTACGTCGTCAAAGGCCGCGCACGACTGACCTTCGCACACGGCGCGCAACTCGATATCGAAGCCGGAGATTTCGTCTCCATCGGTGACGGCGCGGAGGCAGTGTGGGAAATCTCCGCGCCCGTCGAAACGCGCTACGCGTATCACGACGATCGCAGACCAGCGACGGAGGCGCGATCATGA
- a CDS encoding choline dehydrogenase: protein MSEAVEFDYVIGGAGSAGCVLARRLADAGNRVLLIEAGPRDNSWVIRMPAGLRSIFKPSSRYNYWFETEPQRNLGNRRIQQPRGRVLGGSSSINGMTWLRGHPLDYERWEQEGASGWSWKDCLPYFRKIERSDVVSAYRGNDGFIHAQRQEHLCPLNQAFLDAGIEAGFPLTEDVNGFRQEGVSRFEMSVDHGIRNSAAYGYLHSRKDDGNLTIWTQSTLEQINLIGNRATGFKVTRDGSAVNVTARKETLLCAGVFGSPQLLMLSGIGPGDHLNEKGIVPRVELPGVGENLQDHLECHIQVETREPVSLNRELQLHRMLWAGVQWFGFKSGVASVNQCHVGAFLKSASHIPHPDIQFHFFPVFFNKDWIPTRHTNGYRIGVGPMRPTSRGRVRLKSRRAEDPLSIDPNYMKTEEDWRVMRESVRLGLLFSRQPAFRRFHYREDMPGVDVSAIADVDEFIRQDASSAYHPCGTCKMGAKHDPSAVVGPDLKVRGVERLRVIDASVMPSVPSANINAATIMLAERASDLVLGRPAMQAQPLQFAA from the coding sequence ATGAGCGAGGCCGTGGAATTCGACTATGTGATCGGAGGGGCAGGCTCGGCAGGCTGTGTACTTGCGCGCCGGCTCGCTGATGCGGGTAATCGGGTACTGCTGATCGAAGCGGGACCGCGCGACAACTCGTGGGTGATCCGTATGCCTGCCGGTCTGAGATCGATCTTCAAGCCGAGCTCACGATATAACTACTGGTTCGAGACCGAGCCGCAGCGCAACCTCGGCAACCGCCGTATCCAGCAGCCGCGCGGTCGCGTTCTCGGCGGCTCGTCTTCGATCAACGGCATGACATGGCTGCGCGGTCATCCGCTCGACTACGAGCGCTGGGAGCAGGAAGGTGCGTCCGGCTGGAGCTGGAAGGATTGCCTGCCGTACTTTCGCAAGATCGAGCGAAGCGATGTGGTCAGCGCCTATCGAGGTAACGACGGTTTCATTCATGCACAGCGTCAGGAGCATCTGTGTCCGCTCAACCAGGCCTTTCTCGACGCAGGAATCGAAGCTGGATTTCCACTCACCGAAGACGTCAACGGATTCCGGCAGGAAGGCGTATCGCGCTTTGAGATGAGCGTCGATCACGGTATTCGCAACAGCGCCGCGTACGGCTACCTTCATTCGCGCAAGGACGACGGAAATCTTACGATCTGGACTCAGAGCACGCTCGAGCAGATCAATCTCATCGGCAACCGGGCGACGGGATTCAAGGTGACGCGCGACGGCTCTGCTGTGAATGTCACTGCACGAAAGGAGACGCTGCTTTGCGCGGGTGTCTTCGGCTCGCCGCAACTGCTGATGTTGTCAGGAATCGGGCCCGGCGATCACCTCAACGAAAAAGGCATTGTCCCGCGAGTGGAGTTGCCCGGGGTCGGAGAAAATCTGCAGGATCATCTTGAATGTCACATTCAGGTCGAAACCAGGGAACCTGTCTCGCTCAACCGGGAGCTGCAACTTCACCGGATGTTGTGGGCTGGCGTGCAGTGGTTCGGTTTCAAGTCGGGCGTTGCGTCCGTCAACCAGTGTCATGTGGGCGCCTTTCTGAAGAGCGCTTCTCACATTCCCCATCCGGATATCCAGTTTCACTTTTTTCCAGTGTTCTTCAACAAGGACTGGATACCTACACGGCACACAAATGGGTATCGCATCGGAGTCGGTCCAATGCGTCCGACCAGTCGTGGGCGTGTCCGGCTGAAGTCCAGGCGGGCCGAAGATCCACTTTCGATCGACCCGAACTACATGAAGACCGAGGAGGACTGGCGCGTGATGCGCGAGTCGGTACGGCTTGGGCTGCTGTTTTCACGACAACCCGCGTTCCGTCGCTTTCATTACCGTGAAGACATGCCAGGCGTCGATGTAAGCGCGATCGCGGATGTCGACGAGTTCATCAGGCAGGACGCGTCGAGTGCCTATCACCCCTGTGGAACCTGCAAGATGGGAGCGAAGCACGATCCGTCTGCCGTCGTAGGTCCCGATCTGAAAGTCCGGGGGGTAGAGCGACTGCGTGTCATCGATGCATCGGTGATGCCGTCTGTGCCGAGCGCGAATATCAACGCTGCGACCATCATGCTAGCCGAGCGGGCGAGTGATCTTGTGCTCGGGCGTCCAGCGATGCAAGCACAACCTCTGCAGTTCGCTGCCTGA
- a CDS encoding LysR substrate-binding domain-containing protein: MEIKWIEDFIALAQYQSFSRAAEFRNVTQSGFSRRIQSLEQWVGAELIDRSSFPPVLTPAGQLFREVADDVLSRLLDTRAIIRTEQRIAGKSLQICAGHTIALNFLPTWLKALAPQFGEVRARVIPTNVHDSILMLVNGNCELMFAYHHPELPLHLDAARYEHLTVGLDTLMPTSRSNERSAPKFRLPGTRQRPLPLISYTETSYFGRCQALLLKKASDALSLRLHYESDMAEVLKKLVMEGEGVAWLPRSTITKELADGDLVPAGPASWHLQVELRAYRDSTNRSEFLDTLWYHLRAGSATLE, translated from the coding sequence ATGGAAATCAAATGGATTGAAGATTTCATCGCTCTTGCGCAGTACCAGAGCTTTTCCCGCGCCGCTGAATTTCGTAATGTCACGCAGTCCGGTTTCAGCCGCCGAATCCAGTCGCTCGAGCAATGGGTCGGCGCTGAACTGATTGACCGCAGCAGCTTTCCTCCCGTCCTGACCCCCGCCGGTCAGCTGTTTCGTGAAGTCGCCGACGATGTTCTTTCCCGGCTTCTCGATACGCGGGCCATCATCCGCACTGAGCAGCGCATCGCGGGCAAGAGTCTGCAGATTTGCGCGGGACACACGATAGCCCTGAATTTCCTTCCGACATGGCTCAAAGCGCTCGCGCCGCAATTCGGGGAGGTACGGGCGCGCGTCATTCCGACGAACGTCCACGACTCGATTCTCATGCTCGTGAACGGCAATTGCGAGCTGATGTTTGCCTATCATCATCCGGAGCTCCCACTCCATCTCGACGCCGCGAGGTATGAGCATCTCACCGTTGGTCTCGATACCCTGATGCCAACCAGCAGGTCAAACGAGCGTTCGGCTCCCAAGTTCCGCCTGCCGGGGACCAGGCAACGTCCGCTGCCCCTTATCTCCTACACCGAAACAAGTTACTTCGGACGTTGCCAGGCGCTGCTGTTGAAGAAGGCATCGGACGCGCTGTCGTTGCGGCTGCACTATGAGTCCGACATGGCGGAAGTTCTGAAGAAACTCGTCATGGAGGGGGAGGGCGTGGCCTGGCTCCCCAGGAGCACGATCACGAAAGAGCTTGCCGATGGCGATCTCGTACCGGCAGGGCCGGCGAGCTGGCACCTGCAGGTGGAACTGCGCGCATATCGTGATTCAACGAATCGCAGCGAATTCCTGGATACGCTGTGGTATCACCTGCGCGCGGGCTCCGCCACGCTGGAATAG
- a CDS encoding dicarboxylate/amino acid:cation symporter: MKNRLTLSIAVAMLLGVGAGYACHTNIADPATLKAVAGYFSIVTDIFLRLIKMIIAPLVFVTLVSGLAGMDSGDDVGRIGLRSVGWFISASLISLALGLVMANALQPGAGLHLTESSSEVNTGLNTAALNVKDVITHAFPTSLLDAMARNDILQILVFSLFLGVGLGALKRDSRVGVVIQAIDGMVPVMLRLTNYVMRAAPLGVFGAIASSVTLRGLDVIYTYGKLIGSFYLGLLILWAILVAIGYAFLGRKVGSLLKAVREPAMIAFSTASSEAAYPRLTEQLEKFGVDKKVVGFTLPLGYAFNLDGSMMYQAFAAIFIAQAFGVHMPVSQQILMLLILMLSSKGMASVPRGSVVVVAAVAPMFHLPVAGVALVLAIDQILDMGRTMTNVIGNSVATAVIAKWEAAREAKSTDASFEQVEAGAQ; the protein is encoded by the coding sequence ATGAAGAATCGCCTTACCCTGAGCATCGCGGTAGCCATGCTCCTTGGAGTCGGAGCCGGGTACGCATGCCACACGAACATTGCTGACCCCGCCACGCTGAAAGCGGTTGCCGGCTACTTCTCGATTGTCACGGATATTTTCCTGCGTTTGATCAAGATGATCATCGCGCCGCTGGTCTTCGTCACACTCGTGTCGGGGCTGGCGGGGATGGATAGCGGCGACGATGTAGGCCGGATCGGGCTGCGCTCGGTTGGATGGTTCATCAGCGCATCACTCATCTCTCTGGCGCTCGGACTCGTCATGGCAAACGCGCTGCAACCCGGCGCAGGCCTGCATCTGACTGAGAGCTCCAGCGAAGTGAATACAGGGCTCAATACGGCTGCACTGAACGTCAAGGACGTCATCACGCACGCATTCCCGACAAGCCTGCTGGATGCGATGGCGCGCAATGACATCCTGCAGATCCTCGTCTTCTCGCTCTTCCTTGGCGTCGGCCTTGGTGCACTCAAGCGCGACTCGCGCGTCGGCGTCGTCATCCAGGCGATCGACGGAATGGTCCCTGTGATGCTTCGGCTCACGAACTACGTCATGCGTGCTGCGCCGCTAGGTGTCTTTGGTGCCATCGCGTCGTCCGTGACGCTGCGTGGCCTAGATGTCATCTACACCTACGGCAAGCTCATCGGCTCGTTCTACCTCGGGCTGCTGATCCTCTGGGCTATCCTCGTCGCAATCGGCTACGCTTTTCTCGGACGCAAGGTGGGTAGTCTGCTGAAGGCAGTCCGTGAACCCGCGATGATTGCATTCTCGACGGCAAGCAGCGAGGCTGCATATCCGCGACTCACCGAGCAGCTGGAGAAGTTCGGCGTCGACAAGAAGGTGGTTGGTTTCACGTTGCCACTGGGCTATGCATTCAACCTGGACGGTTCGATGATGTATCAGGCGTTCGCCGCGATTTTCATTGCGCAGGCCTTTGGTGTCCACATGCCGGTGTCGCAGCAGATTCTCATGTTGCTGATTTTGATGTTGAGCAGCAAGGGTATGGCAAGTGTGCCGCGCGGGTCGGTGGTCGTCGTTGCCGCTGTCGCGCCGATGTTTCATCTGCCTGTCGCCGGCGTGGCTTTGGTCCTGGCGATCGACCAGATTCTCGATATGGGTCGCACGATGACCAACGTGATCGGCAATAGCGTTGCGACTGCTGTGATCGCGAAATGGGAAGCTGCACGCGAAGCAAAGTCGACGGACGCCTCCTTTGAGCAGGTGGAGGCCGGTGCACAATGA
- a CDS encoding amino acid racemase, with protein MSATVAESRRKLGVVGGLGPLASADVFFKIVKATPASSDAEHAEVIFEQRPFKGAGAGSAATTERKLYIFDMIRDFEKRGVTMVVLPCFLSHTFIDELKANTSLPIVDIVEAVRSHVQRKFPAAKRIGVLASDYVREKRLFERYFAAPEFEVVYPRTADDTDTVTEAIYGSDGIKSGNLRGRPVELLRAACESLMDQGVDVIVPGMTEIALVAGEIGQLQVPLVDSNMAYAQYVVSGGPGSPAPVFKVGVVGGVGPAATVDFLNKVVRHTPASRDQDHIKLLIEQNPQIPDRTENLISEGVDPTVSLYATCKKLEDGGADIIAIPCNTAHAFVDRIQPYLGIPIVNMLTVTVRYLRDSFPGLRDVGVLATSGTIGSGVYQKALESQGLHQIAPGAALQARVMEAIYGMNGVKAGFTTGQCQEDIVAAVEGLIAGGVEVIILGCTELPILLPAGEFVGCNGGRVQLIDPTEVLARQCIAYAKGGAAN; from the coding sequence ATGAGCGCGACGGTGGCGGAAAGCCGGCGCAAGCTGGGCGTAGTCGGAGGACTGGGCCCGCTGGCGAGCGCCGATGTGTTCTTCAAGATCGTGAAGGCGACGCCGGCGTCCTCCGACGCCGAGCATGCCGAGGTCATCTTCGAGCAGCGCCCGTTCAAGGGAGCCGGGGCGGGTAGTGCCGCGACGACGGAGCGCAAACTGTACATCTTCGACATGATCCGTGATTTCGAAAAACGCGGAGTAACGATGGTTGTGCTCCCGTGTTTTCTGAGTCACACGTTTATCGACGAACTGAAGGCAAATACGAGCTTGCCTATTGTCGATATCGTCGAAGCCGTTCGCAGCCACGTGCAGCGAAAATTCCCCGCCGCGAAGCGTATCGGTGTGCTCGCATCCGATTACGTCCGTGAAAAGCGGCTCTTTGAACGGTATTTCGCCGCCCCCGAATTCGAGGTCGTGTATCCGCGCACTGCCGACGATACCGATACGGTAACTGAAGCCATCTATGGGTCCGACGGTATCAAGAGCGGCAATCTCCGCGGCCGCCCTGTCGAGTTGCTGCGCGCTGCGTGCGAGAGTCTCATGGATCAGGGCGTCGATGTCATCGTGCCGGGCATGACGGAAATCGCCCTCGTCGCCGGGGAAATCGGTCAGTTGCAGGTGCCACTTGTCGATTCCAATATGGCGTATGCGCAGTATGTCGTCTCTGGCGGTCCCGGTTCGCCTGCCCCGGTTTTCAAGGTCGGCGTGGTGGGAGGCGTAGGCCCTGCTGCGACGGTCGATTTCCTTAACAAGGTCGTCCGTCATACGCCGGCGTCGCGCGACCAGGATCACATCAAGCTTCTGATTGAGCAAAATCCGCAGATTCCCGACCGAACAGAAAACCTGATCAGTGAAGGGGTGGACCCGACCGTCTCGCTCTACGCCACGTGCAAAAAACTGGAAGACGGTGGCGCAGACATCATCGCAATTCCCTGCAACACTGCGCATGCGTTCGTTGACCGGATCCAGCCGTATCTCGGGATACCTATCGTCAACATGCTCACCGTCACGGTGCGCTACCTGCGTGATTCCTTTCCCGGCTTGCGCGATGTCGGCGTACTGGCCACATCAGGCACGATCGGCAGCGGTGTCTACCAGAAGGCTCTCGAATCGCAGGGCCTGCACCAGATTGCCCCTGGCGCCGCTTTGCAGGCGCGTGTGATGGAAGCCATCTACGGAATGAACGGCGTCAAGGCAGGTTTCACGACCGGTCAATGTCAGGAAGACATCGTCGCAGCAGTCGAGGGACTGATTGCCGGGGGCGTTGAAGTCATCATCCTCGGATGCACCGAACTCCCAATCCTTCTTCCAGCAGGCGAATTCGTCGGCTGCAACGGCGGGCGCGTGCAACTGATTGACCCGACAGAAGTCCTGGCGAGGCAATGCATTGCTTACGCGAAGGGCGGCGCCGCCAACTGA
- the aspA gene encoding aspartate ammonia-lyase, with product MSVSTHRIEHDLLGDLPVPQEAYYGVHTLRALQNFPITGIPISTYPNLVNALASVKEAAALANHELGLLPEHKLKAIVQACQAIRQGVAHDQFVVDVIQGGAGTSTNMNANEVVANLALEYLGCQRGDYAALHPNEDVNLGQSTNDVYPTALKIAAYMGIVQLVHAMGVLRASFERKADEFRNDLKMGRTQLQDAVPMTLGQEFSTFAVMLGEDEDRLMEASKLICEINLGATAIGTGINTPPEYAPLVCRHLASVTGIPVTTSPNLVEATQDVGSFVQLSGVLKRVAVKLSKVCNDLRLLSSGPRAGFGEINLPPVQAGSSIMPGKVNPVIPEVMNQIAFEVIGNDVTVSFAAEAGQLQLNAFEPVIAHSLFKSVAHLRAGCLTLASKCVDGITANRERLQSLVENSIGIVTALNPYIGYVNATQVAQQALVSGQSVAEIVIERGLLTRAQLDEILQPAMLTQPRQSIVLR from the coding sequence ATGTCAGTTTCGACTCACCGTATCGAGCACGATCTTCTCGGCGATCTGCCTGTTCCGCAGGAGGCGTATTACGGCGTCCACACCCTGCGCGCGCTTCAGAATTTCCCGATCACCGGCATTCCAATTTCGACTTACCCGAATCTGGTCAACGCGCTTGCCAGCGTCAAGGAGGCGGCAGCACTCGCCAATCACGAGCTGGGCCTGCTGCCGGAGCACAAACTGAAGGCCATCGTGCAGGCCTGCCAGGCGATTCGTCAGGGCGTGGCGCATGACCAGTTCGTGGTCGACGTCATTCAGGGCGGCGCCGGCACGTCCACGAACATGAATGCGAACGAGGTAGTTGCCAATCTCGCGCTGGAGTACCTCGGATGTCAACGCGGCGACTATGCAGCCTTGCACCCTAACGAGGACGTCAATCTGGGACAAAGTACCAACGACGTTTATCCGACTGCACTCAAAATTGCTGCTTACATGGGTATCGTGCAGCTCGTCCATGCAATGGGTGTGTTGCGTGCCTCGTTCGAACGGAAGGCGGATGAGTTCAGAAACGACCTCAAGATGGGGCGGACGCAGCTGCAGGATGCGGTGCCCATGACGCTGGGCCAGGAGTTCAGTACCTTTGCCGTGATGCTGGGCGAAGACGAAGATCGCCTGATGGAGGCATCAAAGCTGATCTGCGAAATCAACCTGGGGGCGACCGCGATCGGCACGGGTATCAACACGCCGCCTGAGTACGCGCCTCTTGTATGCCGCCACCTTGCTTCCGTCACGGGAATTCCCGTCACCACTTCGCCGAATCTCGTTGAGGCAACACAGGACGTCGGCTCGTTCGTGCAATTGTCGGGTGTGCTGAAGCGCGTAGCCGTCAAACTCTCGAAGGTCTGCAATGACCTCCGGTTGCTCTCCAGTGGTCCGCGAGCAGGCTTTGGGGAAATCAACCTTCCTCCCGTTCAGGCGGGTTCCAGCATCATGCCGGGCAAGGTGAACCCGGTTATCCCGGAAGTGATGAACCAGATCGCGTTCGAGGTGATCGGTAACGATGTGACGGTCAGCTTCGCAGCAGAAGCGGGTCAGTTGCAGCTGAACGCGTTCGAGCCGGTTATCGCGCACAGCCTCTTCAAGAGCGTCGCGCATCTTCGGGCGGGATGCCTGACATTGGCATCAAAATGCGTGGACGGCATTACTGCGAACCGCGAGCGACTGCAGTCCCTCGTCGAGAATTCGATCGGCATTGTGACTGCGCTGAACCCCTACATCGGATATGTGAATGCAACCCAGGTCGCGCAGCAGGCACTCGTTTCCGGCCAGAGCGTCGCGGAGATCGTCATTGAGCGCGGCCTTCTCACCCGGGCACAACTGGATGAAATTCTTCAGCCAGCGATGCTGACCCAGCCCAGACAGTCCATCGTCTTGCGGTGA
- a CDS encoding DUF4382 domain-containing protein, whose product MKTTRKLLCLLAFPLALGACGGGGGNSSNGGTGTLHVAMTDAPSCGFDHVYVTVNKVRVNASSTAGDTDGGWTDIALAAPQKIDLLSLTNGVLTDLGRAPLAAGQYQQIRLVLAQNQGNAVANSVVVSGTTTEQPLATPSASQSGYKIIQPFTVQPNTLVDLVLDFNACKSIVQRGNGSFSLKPVVTATPTVVSGSITGFVAPGEVGATVYAEQNGHVVRGTIADSNGQFVLSPLIQSSSNGNYDVVIVDNRQPNGHANGVIHAVPVTANATTALSTSSSPITLPVSTVNTIAGTVTASAQATVRALQNDGAGSYEVASANANLDTGAYALAVPAAAPVTGTYAGSLPVALSTVNGVAGAYTVESDSVSGATQSTGVNVSAGNQSGINFNF is encoded by the coding sequence ATGAAAACGACAAGAAAACTGCTTTGTCTGCTGGCGTTTCCGCTTGCGCTAGGCGCATGTGGCGGCGGTGGTGGCAATAGCAGCAACGGCGGCACAGGCACACTGCATGTGGCCATGACGGACGCGCCATCCTGTGGATTTGATCATGTGTATGTGACCGTCAACAAGGTACGTGTCAACGCGAGTTCAACGGCAGGCGATACGGACGGTGGATGGACCGATATTGCACTGGCTGCACCACAAAAGATCGATCTTCTTTCACTGACAAATGGCGTGCTGACAGACCTCGGCCGCGCACCGCTTGCTGCCGGACAGTATCAGCAGATCAGGCTCGTACTCGCACAGAACCAGGGAAATGCGGTGGCGAACTCCGTGGTGGTCAGCGGCACAACGACTGAGCAACCCCTCGCGACGCCGAGCGCGAGTCAAAGCGGATATAAGATCATTCAGCCCTTTACGGTTCAGCCAAATACCCTGGTCGATCTCGTGCTCGATTTCAATGCATGCAAATCGATCGTCCAGCGCGGCAACGGCAGCTTTAGCCTGAAGCCGGTTGTGACGGCAACACCGACCGTAGTGAGCGGCAGTATCACAGGTTTTGTCGCGCCGGGCGAAGTGGGCGCCACCGTGTACGCGGAACAAAACGGTCATGTGGTGCGTGGCACGATCGCGGACAGCAATGGCCAGTTCGTCCTGAGTCCGCTGATCCAGAGTTCGTCGAATGGCAATTACGATGTGGTGATCGTGGATAACCGGCAGCCCAACGGACACGCGAATGGCGTGATCCATGCCGTGCCTGTGACGGCGAATGCCACAACGGCACTCTCGACTTCGTCGTCGCCGATCACACTTCCGGTGTCCACAGTCAATACGATCGCGGGTACCGTGACGGCGTCCGCGCAGGCGACCGTGCGCGCGCTGCAAAACGACGGCGCAGGATCGTATGAGGTTGCATCAGCAAACGCCAATCTCGATACGGGTGCTTATGCACTTGCGGTGCCTGCCGCGGCCCCTGTGACAGGCACATACGCGGGTTCGCTGCCCGTCGCGCTGTCTACGGTAAACGGTGTGGCTGGAGCCTATACCGTCGAATCAGATAGCGTAAGTGGCGCGACGCAGTCGACGGGCGTTAATGTGTCTGCCGGCAACCAGTCGGGCATCAACTTCAACTTCTGA